One genomic segment of Vagococcus intermedius includes these proteins:
- a CDS encoding diol dehydratase reactivase subunit alpha — MKKVIGVDIGNSSTEVALANVSDQGEVEFIDSAIAATTGIKGTKRNLIGIEQAITTLLNKTNLSPSDIHLIRINEATPVIGDVAMETITETIITESTMIGHDPKTPGGEGLGIGKTVLLTDLYSKTDKETPYIVIIPKEIDFDDAAKLINLYMQTGFKITAAILQRDDGVLIHNRLEKKIPIVDEVAFIDKVPQNMLAAVEVAGKGQVISELSNPYGVATVFGLNPDETKNIVPVSRALIGNRSAVVIKTPQGDVKARVIPAGSLLVNGDGRTEKVGISQGAEKIMKVVSSFKAIANVSGEPGTNIGGMLERVRQTMAGLTEKQLSEIFIQDLLAIDTFVPLDVKGGLAGEFSLEQAVGIASMVKSDHLQMSMIADEIYSKFGITVEIGGAEAEAAVLGALTTAGTSQPLAILDLGAGSTDASIIDKHDKITAIHLAGAGDMVTMIIDSELGLNDHYLAEDIKKYPLAKVDSLFYIRHEDGTVEFFDKALPATIFAKVVVITPTGYVPVPGDLSIEQIKLIRQTAKKRVFVTNALRALAHVSPTGSIRDIPFVVIVGGSALDFEVPQLVTDALSHYNLVAGRGNIRGVEGPRNAVATGLILSYAKEVKGA; from the coding sequence ATGAAAAAAGTGATTGGTGTTGACATTGGTAATTCCTCAACTGAAGTAGCCTTAGCAAATGTAAGTGATCAAGGTGAGGTAGAATTTATTGATTCTGCCATCGCTGCGACCACTGGTATTAAAGGAACAAAACGCAATTTAATTGGGATTGAACAAGCCATTACAACCCTATTAAACAAGACTAATCTTAGTCCATCTGACATTCACCTGATTAGAATCAATGAAGCGACACCTGTAATCGGCGATGTGGCCATGGAAACAATTACAGAAACGATCATTACCGAATCAACGATGATTGGGCATGATCCAAAAACACCAGGTGGCGAGGGCTTAGGAATTGGGAAAACCGTTCTTTTAACAGATTTGTATAGTAAGACAGATAAGGAAACGCCTTATATTGTCATTATTCCAAAAGAAATCGATTTTGATGATGCCGCTAAATTAATCAATTTGTACATGCAAACAGGATTTAAGATAACAGCAGCGATCTTGCAACGAGACGATGGTGTCTTGATTCATAATCGCTTGGAGAAAAAAATTCCAATCGTTGATGAGGTTGCTTTTATTGATAAAGTGCCACAAAACATGTTAGCAGCGGTGGAAGTCGCTGGTAAAGGTCAGGTTATTTCAGAATTGTCCAATCCATATGGTGTTGCGACAGTCTTTGGTTTAAATCCTGATGAAACGAAAAATATTGTACCAGTTTCAAGAGCTTTAATTGGTAACCGTTCAGCAGTTGTTATCAAAACACCACAAGGTGATGTGAAAGCACGTGTGATCCCTGCAGGAAGTTTATTAGTCAATGGTGACGGACGAACTGAAAAAGTAGGAATTTCACAAGGTGCTGAAAAAATCATGAAAGTTGTGTCAAGTTTCAAAGCAATCGCTAATGTTTCAGGTGAGCCTGGGACTAATATCGGTGGCATGTTAGAGCGTGTTCGCCAAACAATGGCCGGTTTAACTGAAAAACAACTCAGCGAAATTTTTATTCAAGATTTGTTAGCAATCGATACGTTTGTTCCATTAGATGTTAAAGGTGGCCTCGCTGGTGAATTTTCATTAGAACAGGCAGTAGGAATCGCTTCAATGGTGAAGTCAGACCATCTGCAGATGTCGATGATTGCCGACGAAATTTATAGCAAATTTGGAATCACTGTTGAAATTGGTGGTGCTGAAGCTGAAGCTGCAGTATTAGGCGCATTAACAACAGCTGGGACTAGTCAACCACTAGCGATTCTCGATTTGGGGGCAGGCTCAACGGATGCCTCAATTATTGATAAACATGATAAAATTACAGCCATTCACTTAGCAGGTGCTGGTGATATGGTCACGATGATTATCGATTCAGAATTAGGGTTAAATGACCATTATTTAGCTGAAGATATCAAAAAATATCCACTTGCTAAGGTCGATAGTCTTTTCTATATTCGGCATGAAGATGGCACTGTTGAATTCTTTGACAAAGCCTTACCAGCAACTATTTTTGCCAAGGTAGTTGTGATTACGCCAACTGGCTATGTGCCGGTACCGGGTGATTTGAGTATCGAGCAAATTAAATTGATTAGACAAACAGCCAAAAAACGGGTATTTGTGACGAATGCGTTACGTGCACTAGCTCATGTCAGTCCGACCGGAAGTATTCGAGACATTCCTTTTGTCGTGATTGTTGGAGGGTCAGCACTTGATTTTGAAGTGCCACAACTAGTGACCGATGCCTTATCGCATTACAATTTAGTCGCTGGTCGCGGTAATATTCGTGGCGTAGAAGGACCAAGAAATGCGGTCGCAACAGGATTAATATTGTCTTATGCCAAAGAAGTGAAAGGGGCGTAA
- a CDS encoding APC family permease translates to MAKTVKFGFWSIVLLGINSIIGTGIFLTPQEVVLKAGSYTPLVYMIAAFFAIILAVTFASASKYVNTNGAAYAYSKAAFGDNVGFYVGITRFVAASIAWGVMATAVVKTSVNILNGPTDISTSQVTLGFIILMAILLGINLAGTYVLKLFSNISTIGKVLALVVAILAGFVIFMKTGQNHLAEVDTMVAIKMNLTTMTGAIMAAFYAFTGFESLASAASEMENPEKNLPRAIPLAIIIIAIIYIGIIGIGLMINPSAIVVSKEVVVLAAVFDNPLIKNIITYGALVSMFGINIAASFGTPRVFEAIASEGQLPRKFAAKNAKGVPLFAFIITAILAILIPMSFQYDMKGIMVISSVSRFIQFLVVPMAVVSFYHGKSKQAILQNVSKNYLTDVVIPVLAFITSLFLLLKFDWQGQFSLISDTGNSHLNFYAIGSMLTGYIVLPIILKIYNDWYIKQFESH, encoded by the coding sequence ATGGCTAAGACAGTTAAGTTTGGTTTTTGGTCCATTGTTCTATTAGGCATAAATTCGATTATTGGGACGGGGATCTTTTTAACACCGCAAGAAGTTGTTTTAAAAGCAGGTAGTTATACACCACTGGTTTATATGATTGCAGCTTTCTTTGCGATTATTTTAGCAGTGACCTTTGCCTCAGCTTCTAAATATGTTAATACAAATGGGGCAGCTTATGCATATAGCAAGGCAGCTTTTGGTGACAATGTTGGTTTTTATGTAGGGATTACTCGTTTTGTAGCTGCTTCGATTGCTTGGGGTGTCATGGCTACAGCAGTGGTTAAAACAAGTGTTAATATCCTTAATGGTCCAACCGATATCAGTACCTCACAGGTCACGCTTGGTTTTATTATTTTAATGGCAATATTATTAGGAATTAATTTAGCCGGGACGTATGTTTTGAAACTATTCAGTAATATTTCTACTATTGGGAAAGTCTTAGCATTAGTTGTAGCGATTCTAGCAGGGTTTGTTATTTTTATGAAAACAGGTCAAAATCATTTAGCAGAAGTTGACACTATGGTAGCTATCAAGATGAATTTAACCACGATGACGGGTGCTATCATGGCAGCATTTTATGCTTTTACAGGGTTTGAAAGTTTAGCGAGTGCAGCCTCAGAGATGGAAAATCCTGAAAAAAATTTACCACGAGCAATCCCCTTAGCTATTATTATAATTGCAATTATTTATATTGGAATTATTGGTATTGGCTTAATGATAAATCCAAGTGCGATTGTAGTCTCAAAAGAAGTGGTAGTTTTAGCAGCCGTTTTTGACAATCCTTTGATTAAAAATATTATAACGTACGGTGCCTTGGTCTCCATGTTTGGAATTAATATTGCGGCTTCTTTTGGGACGCCCCGTGTTTTCGAAGCAATTGCCTCAGAAGGACAGTTACCGCGTAAGTTTGCAGCTAAAAATGCTAAAGGTGTGCCACTCTTTGCTTTTATCATTACCGCTATTTTAGCTATTTTAATCCCAATGAGTTTCCAATATGACATGAAAGGTATTATGGTTATTAGTTCGGTGTCTCGCTTTATTCAGTTTTTAGTAGTACCAATGGCAGTTGTGAGTTTTTATCATGGGAAAAGTAAACAAGCTATTCTCCAAAACGTCAGTAAAAATTATCTGACGGATGTGGTTATTCCTGTGTTAGCTTTTATAACATCGTTGTTTTTATTACTAAAATTTGATTGGCAGGGACAGTTCTCTCTTATTTCAGATACAGGTAACAGCCATCTCAATTTTTATGCGATAGGTTCCATGTTAACAGGCTATATTGTCTTGCCAATTATTCTAAAAATATATAATGACTGGTACATAAAACAATTTGAGTCTCATTAG
- a CDS encoding propanediol/glycerol family dehydratase large subunit, protein MKRSKRFEALEKRPIHEDGFVKEWIDEGFIAMESPNDPKPSIKIENGIITELDGKKREDFDLIDNYIASHGIDKDNAEKVLAMDSVLLARMLCDPNVSREEIIDLTTSMTPAKTVEVVSQMNVVEMMMAMQKMRPRRRPATQSHVTNLRDNPVQIAADAAEGALRGFAEQETTVAVARYAPLNAISIMVGSQVGRPGVLTQCSVEEALELDLGMRGFTAYAETISVYGTDPVFTDGDDTPWSKGFLASCYASRGLKMRFTSGSGSEVMMGYAEGKSMLYLEARCIFITKASGVQGLQNGGVSCIGIPGSVPSGIRGVLAENLICTMMDLEVASANDQAFSHSDMRRTERLMMQFLPGTDYISSGYSSVPNYDNMFAGSNTDAEDFDDYNVFQRDLKVDGGVYPVTEEETIKIRNKAARAIQAVFEGLGLPKITDEEVEAATYAHGSKDMPDRNLVEDMKAAQEILDRKLTGVDVVKALAEGGFQDVAQEVLNLLKQRIAGDFLQTSAMFDENWHVISAVNDCNDYMGPGTGYRVEGEQWERIKDIPMAMDPRSI, encoded by the coding sequence ATGAAACGTTCAAAACGTTTTGAAGCATTAGAAAAACGCCCAATCCACGAAGATGGATTTGTTAAAGAGTGGATCGATGAAGGATTTATCGCAATGGAAAGTCCAAATGATCCTAAACCTAGTATTAAAATTGAAAACGGCATCATTACTGAATTAGATGGTAAAAAACGTGAAGATTTTGACTTGATTGATAACTATATTGCCTCTCATGGGATTGATAAAGATAACGCTGAAAAAGTGTTAGCTATGGATTCGGTCTTACTAGCAAGAATGTTATGTGATCCCAATGTCTCACGTGAAGAAATCATTGATTTGACAACTTCAATGACGCCAGCTAAAACAGTTGAAGTAGTGAGTCAAATGAACGTTGTTGAAATGATGATGGCAATGCAAAAAATGCGTCCACGTCGTCGTCCAGCAACTCAATCACATGTTACTAATTTACGTGATAATCCAGTTCAAATTGCAGCAGATGCAGCAGAAGGAGCGTTGCGTGGCTTTGCAGAACAAGAAACAACGGTTGCGGTGGCACGTTATGCCCCTCTAAATGCCATTTCGATTATGGTTGGATCACAAGTTGGACGTCCGGGTGTTTTAACGCAATGTTCAGTTGAAGAAGCTTTAGAACTTGATTTAGGAATGCGCGGTTTTACTGCTTATGCGGAAACAATTTCAGTTTATGGGACTGATCCTGTATTTACTGATGGTGATGATACACCGTGGTCTAAAGGGTTCTTAGCGTCATGTTATGCCTCACGCGGATTGAAAATGCGCTTTACTTCAGGTTCAGGTTCAGAAGTTATGATGGGTTATGCCGAAGGTAAATCAATGCTTTATTTAGAAGCTCGTTGTATTTTCATTACTAAAGCAAGTGGGGTACAGGGGTTACAAAATGGAGGTGTTAGCTGTATTGGTATACCAGGTAGTGTCCCTTCTGGTATACGTGGTGTGTTAGCTGAAAACTTAATTTGTACAATGATGGACCTAGAAGTAGCTTCTGCTAACGACCAAGCATTCTCACACTCAGATATGCGTCGTACAGAACGTCTAATGATGCAATTCTTACCAGGAACAGACTACATTTCATCAGGCTATTCATCAGTACCAAACTATGACAATATGTTTGCTGGTTCAAATACAGATGCTGAAGATTTTGATGACTATAATGTTTTCCAACGTGATTTGAAAGTAGATGGTGGTGTTTACCCAGTTACTGAAGAAGAGACAATCAAAATTCGGAATAAAGCAGCTCGTGCTATTCAAGCAGTATTTGAAGGGTTGGGTCTACCAAAAATTACAGATGAAGAAGTTGAAGCAGCAACTTATGCTCATGGTTCTAAAGATATGCCGGATCGTAATTTAGTTGAAGATATGAAAGCGGCACAAGAAATTCTTGATCGTAAATTAACAGGGGTTGATGTTGTTAAAGCACTTGCTGAAGGCGGCTTCCAAGATGTCGCACAAGAAGTCTTGAATTTATTAAAACAACGTATTGCTGGTGATTTCTTACAAACCTCAGCAATGTTTGATGAAAATTGGCACGTTATTTCAGCTGTCAATGACTGCAATGATTATATGGGACCTGGAACAGGCTATCGCGTCGAAGGCGAACAATGGGAACGTATTAAAGATATCCCAATGGCCATGGACCCTCGTTCAATTTAG
- a CDS encoding propanediol/glycerol family dehydratase medium subunit, producing MSETTINEQLLRAIIQDVLKEMPMDDQPVTFQETMRNESTTIISADTIPAAKNVPTPIKDVAWFKHVGPAQAGTSKDEVIIAVAPGFAEAMTSNLLNIPHKEILRQTVAGIEEEGLKARIIKVYRTADVSFAGVEGDHLSGSGVAIAIQSKGTSIIHQRDLEPLSNLELFPQAPTLTLDTYRAIGKNAAKYAKGESPDPVPTVSDQMSRVAYQAKSALMHIKETKYVVIGKQAEEIQVDFTKD from the coding sequence ATGTCTGAAACTACTATTAATGAACAGTTACTACGTGCCATTATTCAAGATGTCTTAAAAGAAATGCCAATGGATGATCAACCAGTAACGTTCCAAGAAACAATGAGAAATGAATCAACGACGATCATTTCTGCTGATACAATCCCCGCTGCAAAAAATGTGCCAACGCCAATTAAAGACGTGGCTTGGTTCAAACATGTTGGTCCCGCTCAAGCAGGTACATCAAAAGATGAAGTTATTATTGCAGTTGCGCCAGGTTTTGCCGAAGCAATGACTAGTAACTTATTAAATATCCCTCACAAAGAAATTTTACGCCAAACAGTGGCTGGGATCGAAGAAGAAGGATTGAAAGCTCGTATCATCAAAGTGTATCGTACAGCCGATGTGTCATTTGCTGGGGTTGAAGGCGATCATTTATCAGGATCTGGTGTCGCAATTGCGATCCAATCTAAAGGTACAAGTATTATCCACCAAAGAGATTTAGAACCGTTGTCAAATTTAGAATTATTCCCTCAAGCACCAACGCTAACGCTTGACACTTATCGAGCAATTGGTAAAAATGCTGCAAAATATGCAAAAGGTGAATCCCCAGATCCTGTTCCAACTGTGAGTGATCAAATGTCACGTGTTGCATATCAAGCAAAATCAGCATTAATGCATATCAAAGAAACAAAATACGTGGTCATTGGTAAACAGGCTGAAGAAATTCAAGTCGATTTTACGAAAGATTAA
- a CDS encoding BMC domain-containing protein: MEETQRMIQEYVPGKQVTLAHIIASPTPEIFEKLGLPANQHSSLGILTITPSEASIIAVDLATKSSNVDIGFVDRFSGSVVLMGDMSSIESALDTVLDGLNKILGFSVSAVVTRT, from the coding sequence ATGGAAGAAACACAACGCATGATTCAAGAGTATGTTCCCGGAAAACAAGTCACATTAGCACATATTATTGCTAGTCCAACACCAGAAATTTTTGAAAAATTAGGGCTACCAGCTAATCAACATAGTTCTTTAGGTATTTTAACAATCACTCCTAGCGAAGCGTCAATTATAGCTGTCGATTTGGCAACTAAAAGTAGTAACGTTGACATAGGATTTGTAGATCGTTTTTCTGGTTCCGTTGTTTTGATGGGAGATATGAGTTCGATCGAGTCAGCTTTAGATACAGTATTGGACGGTTTAAATAAAATTTTAGGCTTCTCTGTTTCAGCTGTTGTCACACGGACGTAA
- the pduB gene encoding propanediol utilization microcompartment protein PduB, translated as MAADEEVVKKIMERLMATSSPSVPNDVIADTKEETSMDKKMSSLTEFVGTTEIGDTIGLVIANVDTRLSEAMKLKKNYRSIGIVGARTGAGPQITAADDAVKATNTEIVSVELPRDTKGGAGHGVLIIFGGEDVSDVRRAVEVTLKETERTFGDVYDNEAGHIELQYSARASYALEEAFGAEVGKSYGLIAGAPAALGVVMADKAVKAANVEVISYASPNNGQKYSNEVTIHIKGDSGAVKQAVIAAREAGKDLLHTLGSEPTSAFPSYIQ; from the coding sequence ATGGCAGCAGATGAAGAAGTAGTAAAAAAAATTATGGAACGTCTGATGGCAACATCATCACCTTCAGTACCTAATGACGTAATAGCTGATACAAAGGAGGAAACATCGATGGATAAAAAAATGAGTTCACTAACAGAGTTTGTAGGAACAACAGAAATTGGCGATACAATCGGACTGGTTATTGCTAATGTTGATACACGTTTAAGTGAAGCAATGAAACTAAAGAAAAATTACCGTTCAATCGGCATTGTTGGTGCAAGAACTGGGGCTGGTCCTCAAATCACGGCAGCCGATGATGCTGTTAAAGCGACTAATACAGAAATCGTAAGTGTGGAATTACCACGTGATACTAAAGGTGGCGCAGGACATGGTGTCTTAATTATTTTTGGTGGTGAAGATGTTTCAGATGTTCGCCGTGCTGTAGAAGTGACCTTAAAAGAAACTGAGCGCACATTTGGCGATGTTTACGACAATGAAGCAGGTCATATCGAATTACAATATTCAGCAAGAGCAAGTTATGCCTTAGAAGAAGCGTTTGGTGCAGAAGTTGGCAAATCATACGGTTTAATTGCTGGTGCTCCAGCTGCTTTAGGTGTTGTGATGGCAGATAAAGCAGTCAAAGCAGCTAACGTTGAAGTTATTTCATATGCTTCTCCAAATAATGGACAAAAATATTCAAATGAAGTAACCATTCATATTAAAGGTGATTCAGGAGCTGTTAAACAAGCTGTTATCGCAGCAAGAGAAGCGGGTAAAGACTTATTACACACTTTAGGTAGTGAACCAACAAGTGCTTTCCCTTCATACATACAATAG
- a CDS encoding diol dehydratase small subunit — MAELDDLIKNIMTKMGETSATSTSIGSVTQTTDTKVMSREDYPLYEKHNDTIKSPSGKSLEEITLSEVLSGNVSSQDLRITRETLKYQGQIAEDSGRGAIQQNFQRAAELTAIPDERLLEMYGQLRPYRSSKQDLEELAKELETQYNATITAEFVREAAEFYEQRKKLKGDN; from the coding sequence ATGGCAGAATTAGATGATTTAATTAAAAATATTATGACTAAAATGGGAGAAACTTCAGCAACGTCAACTTCAATTGGTTCAGTTACCCAAACAACTGATACCAAAGTGATGTCACGTGAAGATTATCCACTATATGAAAAACATAACGATACAATCAAATCACCAAGTGGTAAATCATTGGAAGAAATCACATTATCTGAGGTGTTATCAGGCAATGTTAGCAGTCAAGATTTGCGTATTACTCGTGAAACTTTGAAATATCAAGGTCAAATTGCGGAAGATTCAGGTCGAGGCGCGATTCAACAAAATTTCCAACGTGCTGCAGAATTAACAGCGATCCCCGATGAACGTTTATTAGAGATGTATGGTCAATTAAGACCCTATCGTTCAAGTAAACAAGATTTGGAAGAGTTAGCCAAAGAATTAGAAACACAATACAACGCAACTATCACTGCGGAATTTGTAAGAGAAGCGGCCGAATTTTATGAACAACGTAAAAAACTAAAAGGTGATAACTAA
- a CDS encoding glycerol dehydratase reactivase beta/small subunit family protein, with amino-acid sequence MSVNPTIYLAKLSDTAPINAILYGIEEEEVPFEIVTCNKSTMVTAAYDLAVRSPLSVGIVLDDHQAMLHYKNLPEDEPLFQIGTEPEELMKLGANAARLVKGIPFKTLKEV; translated from the coding sequence ATGAGTGTGAATCCGACGATTTATCTTGCAAAATTAAGTGATACAGCGCCTATCAATGCTATTTTATATGGAATTGAAGAGGAAGAAGTGCCGTTTGAAATTGTGACTTGTAACAAATCAACCATGGTAACAGCGGCTTATGACTTAGCTGTTCGTTCGCCTTTATCTGTTGGTATCGTGTTAGATGACCATCAAGCAATGTTACATTATAAAAACTTACCTGAGGATGAGCCGTTATTTCAAATCGGCACTGAACCAGAAGAATTAATGAAATTAGGGGCAAATGCCGCTCGTCTTGTAA
- a CDS encoding PocR ligand-binding domain-containing protein, with product MEDHLEFIEPNQKILDKLLSEFTEATGLATILVDTQGIELTPGYGFSPFCQLMRNNEDTRKLCQHCDMFGGRSSIKNKQTTPYVCHAGLVDFSYPVTIDNQLIGFILCGQTRIEVAHPFQEIINEKTDWKNDPLFVEVYESMPLTTPEKIKAGSELLTIIINYYLADIMNTSLKANVESATNLPNFTQTEPSIKKVKPTQPKTSLEIVRNIERFEQRLPQIERPEISTAIKYINDHLNEVITLDEVADYVHLSGYYFSKLFKKEVGITFIDYINEKKISRAMILLQDSTWSIDSIAHSLGYSQSSYFSKLFKKTTKMSPRDYRQIIQKEKEAFRV from the coding sequence ATGGAAGATCATTTAGAATTTATTGAGCCTAACCAAAAGATTTTAGACAAATTATTAAGCGAATTTACTGAAGCAACTGGATTGGCAACGATTTTAGTCGATACCCAAGGGATTGAGCTGACACCTGGCTATGGTTTCTCACCCTTTTGCCAACTAATGAGAAATAATGAGGATACACGAAAATTATGTCAACATTGCGATATGTTCGGTGGTCGCAGTTCTATAAAAAATAAACAAACAACCCCTTACGTTTGCCATGCAGGATTAGTAGATTTTTCTTACCCTGTCACAATTGACAACCAATTAATTGGGTTTATTCTTTGCGGACAAACGCGTATTGAAGTAGCGCATCCTTTCCAAGAGATTATCAACGAAAAAACAGATTGGAAAAACGATCCTTTATTTGTCGAAGTCTATGAATCTATGCCTCTCACCACTCCTGAAAAAATCAAAGCCGGCAGTGAATTACTAACGATTATTATCAATTACTATCTGGCTGATATTATGAACACCTCACTTAAGGCTAATGTTGAATCTGCCACAAATTTACCAAATTTCACTCAAACAGAACCTTCTATCAAAAAAGTTAAGCCGACTCAACCGAAAACGTCTTTAGAAATTGTTCGGAATATCGAACGCTTTGAACAGCGTTTACCACAAATTGAACGACCGGAGATTAGCACAGCTATTAAGTATATCAACGACCATCTTAACGAGGTCATTACTCTCGATGAAGTTGCTGATTACGTCCACCTTTCTGGCTATTATTTTAGTAAATTATTTAAAAAAGAAGTTGGCATCACATTTATTGACTATATTAATGAGAAAAAAATTAGCCGTGCGATGATTCTATTGCAAGATTCAACTTGGTCTATTGACAGTATTGCCCATAGTCTTGGTTACTCTCAATCAAGTTATTTTAGTAAGTTATTTAAAAAAACCACTAAAATGTCGCCACGTGACTATCGCCAAATCATTCAAAAAGAAAAAGAAGCGTTCCGAGTATAA
- the asnA gene encoding aspartate--ammonia ligase, giving the protein MSKTQIPPHYHSSLSIYETQTAIGFIKRCFEEAMIGSLKLKRVSAPLFVNSQSGLNDNLSGVERPVQFDVPSLNTDGEVVHSLAKWKRVALKQYDFHPGNGLYADMNAIRRDETLDNLHSIYVDQWDWERVITKEQRTLDYLKEVVQSLVNAMAETASRLHTKYPSITTKIETDIAFITSQELENRYPDLNSKEREHAFVKEHPTTFILQIGDKLTSGSPHDHRAPDYDDWALNGDLLFWHEPLNCAMELSSMGIRVDEHSLLKQLEKANAMERLDFKFHQQVAKNKLPLTIGGGIGQSRMCMLLLEKAHIGEVQVSLWDEETIEACKNNIFLL; this is encoded by the coding sequence ATGAGTAAAACTCAAATCCCCCCTCATTATCACTCAAGTTTAAGTATTTATGAAACCCAAACCGCCATTGGTTTTATCAAACGATGTTTTGAAGAAGCCATGATTGGTAGTTTAAAATTAAAACGAGTTTCAGCTCCTCTTTTTGTTAATTCCCAATCAGGATTGAATGATAACCTAAGTGGGGTTGAACGACCAGTCCAATTTGATGTCCCTTCCCTAAACACTGATGGTGAAGTTGTTCACTCACTGGCTAAATGGAAGCGAGTAGCTTTAAAACAATATGATTTTCATCCTGGAAATGGACTCTATGCCGATATGAACGCGATTCGTCGTGACGAAACCTTGGATAACTTACATTCGATTTACGTCGATCAATGGGATTGGGAACGTGTTATCACTAAAGAGCAACGAACTCTCGATTATCTTAAAGAAGTCGTTCAAAGTTTGGTGAATGCAATGGCCGAAACGGCTAGTCGCTTACACACCAAATATCCTAGTATTACAACTAAAATTGAGACAGATATTGCGTTTATTACCAGTCAGGAATTAGAAAATCGTTATCCTGATTTAAACAGCAAAGAACGTGAACATGCCTTTGTTAAAGAACATCCAACAACCTTTATTTTGCAAATTGGCGATAAATTAACAAGTGGCTCTCCTCATGATCACCGTGCCCCTGACTATGATGATTGGGCTTTAAATGGGGATTTGTTATTTTGGCATGAGCCACTAAACTGTGCCATGGAACTATCAAGTATGGGGATTCGTGTGGACGAGCACTCGCTCTTAAAACAGTTAGAAAAAGCCAATGCAATGGAACGGCTGGATTTTAAATTTCATCAACAAGTTGCTAAGAATAAACTCCCTTTAACGATCGGTGGAGGAATCGGTCAAAGTCGTATGTGCATGCTTTTATTAGAAAAAGCACATATCGGTGAAGTTCAAGTCTCTCTTTGGGACGAGGAAACAATTGAGGCTTGTAAGAATAATATTTTCTTATTATAA
- a CDS encoding BMC domain-containing protein, whose protein sequence is MQQEALGLIETRGLIASIDAADAMVKAANVTLVGQEKIGQGLITVMVRGDVGAVKAAVDAGVAAAESIGEVLSHYVIPRPHTDVEKILPSQSGK, encoded by the coding sequence ATGCAACAAGAAGCTTTAGGCTTAATTGAAACTCGTGGTTTAATTGCATCAATTGATGCAGCTGATGCAATGGTAAAAGCAGCGAACGTTACATTAGTAGGTCAAGAAAAAATCGGCCAAGGACTTATCACTGTTATGGTACGTGGTGACGTTGGTGCTGTTAAGGCAGCAGTTGATGCGGGTGTAGCCGCAGCAGAATCAATCGGTGAAGTTCTTTCTCATTATGTTATTCCGAGACCTCATACAGATGTTGAAAAAATTTTACCAAGTCAAAGTGGTAAATAA